The genomic interval tatcttcaattcatttGGTGCATCAGAACCGTCTGCACCAGTCCTTCGCTGTCGCAATGCAACTCAGACTTCTGTCGTTTTAGAATGGGATCACATTGAGTTAGCAACCGCAGATGTTATCTCACTCTCCCTCTTCCGCAATGGACAAAAGGCTGGAAACATACCAAGGCCGAGTCAAATGCTGAGCACAAAGATCAGCGGTTTAGCTGTTGATACGGAATACACGTTCCACCTGGTATTAAGAACAAGTGCTGGAACTTTTAGTAGTGAGAAGGTGGTCGTAAAGACACACAAAATGACGGATCTAAGTGGTATTACTGTTACGCCTGGTATTCTGCCCGCTTCATTGAGGGATAGTCTTGTCAAAGCAGTTGAGAGGATTGGGGCGAAGATGGCAGATAGTGTGAGAATCGACACAACACACTTTGTCACAACAGAAGGAAGAGGTATAGCTTGGGAAAAGGCCGTCGAGATGAATATTCCAGTTGTAAGGCCGGAATGGGTTGAGGGCTGTGAGAGAGGTGGAAGAATCGTAGGCGTTAGGCAATATTATCTTGATGCGGATCCAAAACAGAGACAAATAGTTTCAAACGCACCTCCAGCTCAGCCAGCACAGGCTGAGCCACCCAGAGAACAAGTTACAACTCCAACTACTTCACCACCACCCACGAACACAAATGGTACGAATGGTCAAACTGTTCCTCCTACTCCACCCGCAAAAGATACACCTAAACcagagaaggaggagagggagaaggaacaagaagatggagatgctaGTAGCGACTCGGGAGAAGGACAAGAAAAGCGAGAGACAGAAAAGACAGCAGTATCCGAAGAGCAAAAGTCCCGAGCTTCAGATGTAGAACAACAGAAACTTGCACTCCGACCTGCAGCACCATTTGGAGTATCGGCAGATGACTTGACCAAACCGGGGGAGGAAAACGCATCCGGGAATCAGACACCAGGAAATGCTAGCTTTCAAGATGTCGCTTTGTGATCGACGATCGAGGGATATTTCATCTTTgttactattatattataatcaatgtTTTGGAATGGCTAGCAACAACAATTGTTGGCAGGCATGG from Botrytis cinerea B05.10 chromosome 9, complete sequence carries:
- the Bcchs5 gene encoding Bcchs5 — its product is MLISLTVGKVDAGVAVLLTQDKRLIEFPSILLPPNITSGSIVDITVARNLVSEEKSQKSFVALQDSIFNSFGASEPSAPVLRCRNATQTSVVLEWDHIELATADVISLSLFRNGQKAGNIPRPSQMLSTKISGLAVDTEYTFHLVLRTSAGTFSSEKVVVKTHKMTDLSGITVTPGILPASLRDSLVKAVERIGAKMADSVRIDTTHFVTTEGRGIAWEKAVEMNIPVVRPEWVEGCERGGRIVGVRQYYLDADPKQRQIVSNAPPAQPAQAEPPREQVTTPTTSPPPTNTNGTNGQTVPPTPPAKDTPKPEKEEREKEQEDGDASSDSGEGQEKRETEKTAVSEEQKSRASDVEQQKLALRPAAPFGVSADDLTKPGEENASGNQTPGNASFQDVAL